DNA sequence from the Chrysiogenia bacterium genome:
TGGTCTGGAAATAGCCTGGTTTGTAGAACATCCACTTGAGCATTTTGATCCATTCCTTGGGTGCACCACTGGAAGGCTCGGAATCGATCTGGATGAAGCGATGGACGGCGGGAAGGATGACGAGAGACAGAAACGTCACGGCGATCGGCAATGCCCACATCCGGGCGATGTAGGCGTCGAGCCCATCGCCGAAGACCTCGCGGTAGGCATCCATGACGATGGACTTGTGCTCGCTCTCTTCGTAGAGGTGCCACTCCCACATGTGGCGGACGATCGGATCGGCGTCAGCCATCATGTCG
Encoded proteins:
- a CDS encoding metal-dependent hydrolase, with protein sequence DMMADADPIVRHMWEWHLYEESEHKSIVMDAYREVFGDGLDAYIARMWALPIAVTFLSLVILPAVHRFIQIDSEPSSGAPKEWIKMLKWMFYKPGYFQTMGKRLAAFAKRDFHPWVYSDNSEGLGELRSRVIDESWELPSKSATLA